In a single window of the Bacillus mycoides genome:
- a CDS encoding TlpA family protein disulfide reductase, with protein MKKLIAIILAGALIWAGVNFYNTKKEEKERKAKQAELQEKEVLPQVGFKAPNITLKGLDGKLYSLNDAKGKPYVINFWASWCGPCEMEAPDLVRLYDKYKEDVEIFAVNATIGDPVQEASAFADRHGFKFPVLLDMDGVAGIDYKVFSLPTTFFVNKDGIIVDHARGVLPPDQLEEKFKKIIEN; from the coding sequence GTGAAGAAACTAATTGCTATTATACTAGCTGGGGCACTAATTTGGGCCGGAGTTAACTTTTATAATACTAAGAAAGAAGAAAAAGAAAGAAAAGCGAAACAAGCGGAGTTACAAGAGAAGGAAGTATTACCACAAGTGGGATTTAAAGCGCCGAACATAACATTAAAAGGATTAGATGGGAAGCTTTATTCGTTAAATGATGCAAAGGGAAAACCATATGTTATTAATTTTTGGGCATCATGGTGTGGTCCATGTGAAATGGAGGCTCCTGATCTAGTTCGTTTGTATGATAAATATAAGGAGGATGTTGAAATCTTTGCGGTAAATGCAACAATCGGGGATCCAGTACAAGAAGCGAGCGCATTTGCAGATCGTCACGGATTTAAATTTCCTGTTCTATTAGATATGGACGGAGTAGCTGGAATAGATTATAAAGTATTTTCTTTACCAACGACATTTTTTGTTAATAAAGATGGAATTATTGTAGATCATGCACGAGGTGTATTACCTCCAGATCAATTAGAAGAGAAGTTTAAGAAAATAATTGAGAATTAA